The Microcystis panniformis FACHB-1757 region CTACGGTTTAAGCTTCCTTTTGCCTTAATAAGCACCAACTTGAGATCAAAAGGCATCCTCTTGTCTGAATCAGTTAGTCAACCGGCCACCTCTTGATCTTGGCACTGCTAATGACTTTCTGAGAAATCGCGCGGATGGGCGATCGCTAACCGCAGCCATTGATAGGAAACTAGATTTAAAATCAGTCCGATGATCAATAAAATTGCCATGAGAGCGATTTGATACCAGGCGATCGGTCTGACCAGAAGATCGGCGATCAGATGGGCTAAATTCAAGACAGAATAGAGAATTGTCAGCCAGAAATGGGCCTTTCTCAAGGAGCGACTTTCGCTAAAATTGACCCCGATAATCGCTAACATTGGCAGCAAAAAAAAGAGCAACATTCCCCAGAAAATCGGATCGAGATTGCTGGTTTGATGACTCTCGACGATCGATTGACCATGGAAAAGCGGCATTAAACCCAGTTGGGTGTGAAATAGAGTTCCCAAGAGGAATGTTGTCCAGAGAGCGGCAATTTTTTCGGGATATTTCGCTGTTTTCACGGTAATTATCCTCTTAATCGGTTAGTATAAAAGGTCGGGCTAGGTGAGAAAGTATTCTTAAATTTTTCCTAGTCACTTATCTAAGTAGGTAGGCGTTAAAAATTATCAGATGCCCCCCTTATCAAGGGGGGATTAAGGGGGATCGGCACCCCCCTTATCAAGGGGGGATTAAGGGGGGATCGGCACCCCCCTTATCAAGGGGGATTAAGGGGGGATCGGCACCCCCCTTATCAAGGGGGATTAAGGGGGGATCCCCCCTTATCAAGCAGGGGGGATCGAACCTAAAATCCATTTTTAATTTAATTATAACTAGCTACTTATACATTCTAAAAAAAGTTTCTGTATTTAAAATTACTTTTTACAAAAAAACACAAAATAAGACCTCTTATAAAAATCAAAAATTTTTGTTATGGTCAGGAGTCAGGAGATAGGAGATAGGAGATAGGAGTCAGGAGACGGGAGACGGGAGATTATTTTTATTTATTCTCCCCACACCCCACACCCCACACCCTCTTTCAAGTCAGGAGCCAGTAGTCAGGAGAATTAGGAATGAATAATAAATAATCAATTAAATGCCCTATTTAGGGATTTGGCTCTTCTGGTTTCTGTGTGGAAACGAGGTCTATACTGATGGTTTCTTCGTCAAAATAGCCCTAAAAGTCTTGCCCGATAAGCATTTCACAATTCCATAAGCAAAAATTATCACACAAAGTCGAGAAGAGCCGGGATTTTATGCAGTTTTATGTCTATTTTTGTCATTTTTGAACTCTCAAAAATTAATTAGGCAAGAAGTCTATGTGGTAAATTTGGCCAATTCTCAATCTAAAAATGTTATGACCACAACCACTTGCGAGAGTAACTCGATCTATCCCGTGCGTTGGCAAGATAATAAAGTCTGGCTGATCGATCAAACCCGTTTACCCATGGAGTATGGGGAAGTTGAGATCACCAGCAGTGAAGCCATGGCCCGGGCGATCGAAACGATGATTGTCCGCGGCGCTCCGGCGATCGGGGTGGCGGCTGCCTATGGTATGGTTTTAGGAGCGCAGGAAATTAAAACCGACCAGAAAGAGGAATTTCTGGCTGATTTAACTAGAATAGCCGATCGATTAGCCCAAACCCGGCCGACGGCGGTGAATTTATTCTGGGCGATCGAGCGAATGTTAAAAGTGGCCAGGGAAAGTGGCCCAGAAGTGGCAGTAATTACCAAAAATCTCCTTGAAACTGCCCAAAATATCCAAAAAGAAGACGTGGAAACCTGTCGGGCGATCGGTCACCATGGTTTATTGGCGCTGCCGGAGCAACCGGAAAAACTGACAATTTTAACCCACTGTAATACTGGTTCCCTAGCCACGGCCGGTTATGGTACTGCTTTAGGGGTAATTCGTTCCGCTTGGACAGCAGGGAGATTAATACAAGTGTATGCAGACGAAACCCGGCCGCGGCTGCAAGGGGCAAAATTAACCGCCTGGGAATGTCTGCGGGAGGGAATTCCCGTCACCGTGATCACCGATAGCATGGCGGCCCACTGTATGCAGCAAAAACTGATCGATGCGGTGATCGTTGGGGCCGATCGCATTGCGGCCAATGGGGACACGGCTAACAAAATCGGCACCTATTCCCTTGCGGTGGTGGCAAAAGCTCATCATCTGCCTTTTTATGTGGCCGCGCCGCTATCGACGGTGGATTTTTCCCTTAAGGATGGTACGGGGATACCGATCGAACAGCGCGATCGTGCCGAAATTTATCAGGTGGGGACAACTACCCTTTGCCCTAGAGATGTTAACTTTTATAACCCCGCTTTCGATGTTACTCCCGCCGCTTTAATTACCGCTATCATTACCGAAAAAGGAGCGGTAACACCGGCTGAATTAATTTTTTTACAGGATTCCTAGAGGGTAAGCTTTTTCCCTACTGACACCATTTTTATTTGTTTATATCCATTGGCACAGTGGGGAAAAATTCCGCCTCAATCCCATTGGAGGTGACGGCCAAGGGCGAAAAATAGACAAAAACTACCTCTATCCATAAACTAAAGGACTAGAGTAATTTTGAGAAACTATCTAGTTATCAATAGAATAGTTTGAATTAATGATTGATTACTTAAATCAAGAAACCATAAATTATTTATTAGTTTTAGATTATTTTTTTGTTAATATAGGCTAAAAAATTAATGGCTCTTCTAGGTTCTGTGTGATAAGTTTAATTGACATAGGATCGATCGATCTTTGTGTCCTTTGTGTCTTTGTGGTTCGTTCCACCCCCTCGCTAGGAGAAATGTATCTTAGAATACATTTTACCCACCAAAGCTGGGAGAGCCAATTAATTAAACCAGAGCTTGGTTCTATTCTAGGAAAATCCAAGCAGCTCAAAGATGTATTCTTCTTAAAATTATCTTGGCTCTTCTCGACTTTGTGTAATAATTTTTGCCGAT contains the following coding sequences:
- the mtnA gene encoding S-methyl-5-thioribose-1-phosphate isomerase — its product is MTTTTCESNSIYPVRWQDNKVWLIDQTRLPMEYGEVEITSSEAMARAIETMIVRGAPAIGVAAAYGMVLGAQEIKTDQKEEFLADLTRIADRLAQTRPTAVNLFWAIERMLKVARESGPEVAVITKNLLETAQNIQKEDVETCRAIGHHGLLALPEQPEKLTILTHCNTGSLATAGYGTALGVIRSAWTAGRLIQVYADETRPRLQGAKLTAWECLREGIPVTVITDSMAAHCMQQKLIDAVIVGADRIAANGDTANKIGTYSLAVVAKAHHLPFYVAAPLSTVDFSLKDGTGIPIEQRDRAEIYQVGTTTLCPRDVNFYNPAFDVTPAALITAIITEKGAVTPAELIFLQDS